One part of the Anaerolineales bacterium genome encodes these proteins:
- a CDS encoding DUF2179 domain-containing protein encodes MELSFTQQDVLLAFGIFMLRVVNQSLDTLRVVMMLRGRKAATWILGFLETVIFVVALGSVITGLDNVLNIIGYSAGFATGNTLGMWVEDRLAIGYINLRVVSRKRGTAVVELLRAEGFGVTEIPARGKDGTVSLLNLSVRRKELDEVQRLVESVDDTAFITSEETRPLRRGFWG; translated from the coding sequence ATGGAACTCTCATTTACACAACAAGATGTGCTGCTGGCGTTCGGCATCTTCATGCTGCGCGTGGTGAACCAGAGCTTGGATACGCTGCGGGTTGTGATGATGTTGCGCGGGCGCAAGGCAGCGACCTGGATCCTGGGCTTCCTCGAGACGGTGATCTTTGTGGTTGCGCTGGGCTCGGTCATTACTGGGTTGGATAATGTGCTCAACATCATTGGCTATTCGGCTGGTTTTGCAACGGGCAACACGCTGGGTATGTGGGTGGAAGACCGCCTGGCGATCGGGTACATCAATCTGCGAGTGGTGAGCCGCAAGCGCGGCACGGCGGTGGTGGAGCTGCTGCGGGCGGAGGGTTTTGGCGTGACCGAGATCCCGGCGCGGGGCAAAGACGGCACAGTGAGCCTACTGAACCTGAGTGTGCGCCGCAAGGAACTGGACGAGGTGCAACGGCTGGTTGAGTCTGTGGACGATACCGCCTTCATCACCAGCGAAGAGACCCGCCCGCTGCGGCGCGGCTTTTGGGGCTAG
- the glgP gene encoding alpha-glucan family phosphorylase: MPYKSQQPIQFALPERINRLGDLAYNLWWTWQPSAQDLFQSIDPVLWQASAHNPVVFLRDLPPLTLQTASIDLNFTEHYDRVVSAFDAYMAPAENWFNQTHPEHIKKPIAYFSSEFGLHETVPIYAGGLGILAGDHLKEASDLGLPLVAVGFLYTHGYFFQHISEDGWQESRPVTLKFEEMPVLPVVDAEGKPLMVSLELPGRSLDAQVWEIRVGRVPLYLLDSNVDSNSDTDRQLTARLYSSDLDLRIAQEMLLGIGGVRALRTLGYNPAVWHMNEGHSAFLGLEQARELVQGGLGIDEAIKRVRMHNVFTTHTPVPAGNDEFPIWLIDRYFSQYWSELGLDQEGFIKLAHQVVGWGEAFSMPVLAMRFSAQHNGVSELHGQVARNMWHGLWPGRSEEQVPISYITNGIHTQTWLSKRMGQLYNKHLGTWRAHLDEPEAWQKIHDIPNEELWRARRHAKRKLAFWVRERVRRQWLHEGIHPVQVVAGGAMLDPYALTIGFARRFASYKRANLVLQDLERLIALVNKPDRPVQILFAGKAHPADEAGKQLIQEVYRAVKKAETGGRLVFLEGYDMELARYLVQGVDVWLNTPRRPMEASGTSGQKAALNGALNFSILDGWWREGYNGKNGWAIGAEQEYSDAAEQDLADANSLYDVLENQIIPLYYSGRSGNQPADGWLAMVKESISTLGPQFSARRMLKEYVNALYVPAMQGHVNVVEIG, encoded by the coding sequence ATGCCGTACAAATCACAGCAGCCTATCCAATTTGCCCTTCCTGAGCGAATCAACCGCCTGGGTGACCTGGCCTACAACTTGTGGTGGACCTGGCAGCCATCTGCGCAAGATCTATTCCAAAGCATTGACCCGGTTCTGTGGCAGGCCAGTGCGCATAACCCGGTTGTTTTTCTGCGAGACCTGCCGCCGCTCACCCTGCAGACCGCCAGCATAGACCTCAATTTCACTGAACACTATGACCGGGTCGTCTCCGCTTTTGATGCCTACATGGCGCCAGCTGAGAATTGGTTCAACCAGACGCACCCAGAACATATCAAGAAGCCGATCGCGTACTTTTCTTCGGAGTTCGGTTTGCATGAAACCGTGCCGATCTATGCGGGCGGCTTGGGCATTTTAGCCGGCGACCATTTGAAGGAAGCGAGTGACCTGGGGCTGCCGTTGGTGGCGGTGGGCTTTCTGTATACGCACGGTTATTTCTTCCAGCATATAAGTGAGGACGGCTGGCAAGAGTCTCGCCCGGTGACTCTTAAGTTCGAAGAGATGCCGGTGCTGCCGGTGGTCGATGCGGAAGGCAAGCCGCTGATGGTTTCGCTGGAGCTGCCCGGCCGCAGCCTGGATGCGCAGGTATGGGAGATCCGTGTGGGCCGTGTGCCCCTGTATCTGCTTGACAGCAATGTGGACAGCAACAGCGACACAGACCGCCAGCTGACGGCGCGCCTTTACAGCAGCGACTTGGACCTGCGCATAGCGCAGGAAATGCTGCTAGGCATCGGCGGCGTGCGTGCGTTGCGGACGCTTGGGTACAACCCCGCGGTGTGGCACATGAACGAAGGCCATTCTGCCTTCCTGGGCCTGGAGCAGGCGCGCGAGCTGGTGCAGGGCGGGCTGGGGATCGACGAAGCGATCAAGCGGGTGCGCATGCACAACGTATTCACCACGCACACCCCGGTGCCGGCCGGCAACGACGAGTTCCCCATCTGGCTGATCGACCGTTATTTCTCGCAGTACTGGTCGGAACTGGGCCTCGACCAGGAAGGCTTCATCAAGCTGGCGCACCAGGTGGTGGGCTGGGGCGAGGCGTTCAGTATGCCGGTGCTGGCGATGCGCTTCTCCGCCCAGCACAATGGCGTGTCTGAACTGCACGGCCAGGTGGCGCGCAACATGTGGCATGGCCTGTGGCCGGGGCGGTCTGAGGAGCAGGTGCCGATCAGCTACATCACCAACGGCATCCACACGCAGACCTGGCTGAGCAAGCGCATGGGCCAGTTGTACAACAAGCACCTGGGTACCTGGCGAGCGCATTTGGATGAGCCTGAGGCCTGGCAGAAGATCCATGACATCCCGAATGAAGAGCTGTGGCGGGCGCGCCGGCATGCCAAACGCAAGCTGGCGTTCTGGGTTCGCGAGCGCGTGCGTCGCCAGTGGCTGCACGAGGGCATTCATCCGGTGCAGGTGGTGGCGGGCGGCGCAATGCTGGACCCGTATGCATTGACGATAGGCTTTGCGCGGCGTTTTGCCTCATATAAGCGGGCCAACCTGGTGCTGCAGGATCTGGAGCGCCTGATCGCTTTGGTGAACAAGCCCGACCGCCCGGTACAGATCCTGTTCGCGGGCAAGGCCCACCCGGCGGATGAGGCAGGCAAGCAGCTGATCCAGGAGGTCTACCGCGCGGTCAAGAAGGCAGAGACCGGCGGGCGGCTTGTGTTCCTTGAGGGATACGACATGGAGCTGGCGCGCTATCTGGTACAGGGCGTTGACGTATGGCTGAACACCCCGCGCCGCCCGATGGAGGCCTCGGGCACATCAGGCCAGAAGGCGGCGCTGAATGGCGCGCTCAACTTCTCGATTTTGGATGGATGGTGGCGCGAGGGCTACAACGGCAAGAATGGATGGGCGATCGGGGCGGAACAGGAGTACAGCGACGCGGCCGAGCAAGACCTGGCGGATGCCAATAGTCTGTACGATGTGTTGGAAAACCAGATCATTCCGTTGTATTACTCAGGCCGCAGCGGCAACCAGCCGGCGGACGGCTGGTTGGCGATGGTGAAAGAATCGATCAGCACGCTGGGGCCGCAATTCAGCGCGCGGCGTATGCTGAAGGAGTACGTGAACGCCCTGTACGTGCCTGCCATGCAGGGTCATGTGAACGTTGTGGAGATCGGCTGA